A genomic window from Pyxidicoccus trucidator includes:
- a CDS encoding FAD binding domain-containing protein, whose translation MRYAEPQTVEEGLSLLATTAGARCLAGGASLVSKMNAGQVAPGMLVSLHRIPELATTTETAEGLWLGAMSTHRTVAAEARLCGAMSVVRHAAGQLAHPAIRNMATLGGSVCLADPQTELPVALVAASARVEVAGASGRRTVPVESLLVGAFQTSLAPGELVTRVLIPRGVDGAVGHHLRYSRVVADYPTVSVSLVLAMDRDTCRYARVVLGSCGPVPLHVDAADARLVGTRLEPGAVAAAGRLLADSSAPLDDVRGSAEYRRMLIPRLLGRALSQARERAHV comes from the coding sequence ATGAGATATGCGGAGCCGCAGACGGTGGAGGAGGGGCTGTCGCTCCTCGCCACCACTGCAGGAGCGCGCTGCCTGGCAGGGGGCGCCTCGCTGGTGTCGAAGATGAACGCGGGCCAGGTCGCGCCCGGGATGCTGGTCAGCCTGCACCGCATCCCGGAGTTGGCCACCACCACGGAGACCGCGGAGGGACTCTGGCTGGGCGCCATGTCCACGCACCGCACCGTCGCGGCCGAGGCTCGCCTGTGCGGGGCCATGTCAGTGGTTCGCCACGCGGCGGGCCAGCTCGCGCACCCCGCCATCCGCAACATGGCCACCCTGGGTGGCTCCGTGTGCCTCGCCGACCCGCAGACGGAGCTGCCCGTGGCCCTGGTCGCGGCCTCGGCCCGTGTGGAAGTCGCGGGGGCCTCCGGCCGGAGGACCGTCCCTGTCGAGTCGCTCCTCGTGGGGGCCTTCCAGACGTCCCTGGCCCCCGGCGAGCTCGTCACGCGTGTCCTCATCCCCCGGGGCGTGGACGGCGCGGTGGGCCACCACCTCCGGTACAGCCGCGTGGTCGCCGACTACCCCACGGTGTCCGTGTCGCTGGTCCTCGCCATGGACAGGGACACGTGCCGCTACGCGCGCGTCGTGCTGGGCTCGTGCGGGCCGGTGCCGCTCCACGTGGACGCGGCGGACGCCCGGCTCGTGGGCACGCGGCTGGAGCCCGGGGCCGTGGCCGCGGCGGGGCGCCTCCTCGCCGACAGCTCCGCACCCCTCGATGATGTTCGTGGCTCGGCGGAGTACCGGCGCATGCTCATCCCGCGCCTGCTCGGCCGCGCCCTGTCCCAGGCCCGGGAGCGCGCCCATGTCTGA